A region from the Variovorax paradoxus genome encodes:
- the pal gene encoding peptidoglycan-associated lipoprotein Pal, translating to MKNSSYRILTIVALAASLAACGTATKSGREDATYYYSNKAAVAKVEPPPPAPVQNGPVALKIVYFDFDKYDVKPQYRNVVEAHAGYLRNRPAGKVVIEGHTDSRGGREYNLALGQRRAESVQRALTQLGVPGERIEAVSWGIEKPASLETTEEGYQLNRRAEFSYR from the coding sequence ATGAAGAACAGCAGCTACCGGATACTGACCATCGTCGCCCTCGCAGCAAGCCTTGCCGCTTGCGGGACGGCGACCAAGAGCGGACGCGAAGACGCGACCTACTACTACTCGAACAAGGCCGCGGTGGCAAAGGTGGAACCACCCCCGCCCGCACCGGTGCAGAACGGCCCCGTCGCGCTGAAGATCGTGTACTTCGACTTCGACAAATACGACGTCAAGCCGCAGTACCGCAACGTGGTGGAAGCGCACGCGGGCTATCTCAGGAACCGACCCGCCGGCAAGGTGGTGATCGAGGGCCACACCGACTCGCGCGGCGGCCGCGAATACAACCTCGCGCTGGGCCAGCGCCGGGCCGAATCCGTGCAGCGCGCGCTCACGCAGCTTGGCGTGCCGGGCGAGCGCATCGAGGCCGTCAGCTGGGGCATTGAAAAACCCGCATCGCTCGAAACTACCGAGGAGGGCTATCAGCTCAATCGCCGAGCCGAATTCAGCTACCGCTGA
- a CDS encoding glutamate ligase domain-containing protein produces MMSFSDQLHACHERLVSVCAALPAPYPAFTLFFSVSDGSQRAHVVHARAADFETAWHAGAEGVERWVRDCGIVSPWLRIDWVEGASPMDWAQFKAQLAGVKRNYFRLGLAFDQDFETAFTEQELNANAMLSGDSTIAHAVVNARNFEAYGQARFARALTLELPGDQRVYLLATVGVFCQADCVVHKLVGTGLDAGRRQAPALAVQSALDLVRSGASYLARQVQDDGLFVYGYFPCFDRRIPTYDAMRHASVLCTMIEAWELMRDDKLRLAIDRALDHLANTLIRSYTLADGSEVAFLVDTGEEIKLGGNAACVLALAKYCEAMDTRDWLPLLEKLALGIASLQDAATGSFSHVLHAGDLRVKQASRVIYYDGEAAYGLMRLYGLTRDARWLAVVEKAFDHFIASQHWQAHDHWLSCCVNELTRWSPQEKYFRFGLQNVAGYLDFVLDRKTTFPTLLELMLAAQQMLQRLEATPAMRHLLDELDTEKFYRALEYRAHYLQNGFFWPEMAMYFRRPSTIVGSFFIRHHAFRVRIDDVAQYVSGFVAYRRYLLERPAVPGAGSARDDGAAWTAGEMARVTGGEWVVRPEDGWRASGVTQRSFLRKGRVVFEHQARPSKTPLAAVALKGVLQPAAAVLCTDPAPHLDKRVPVLQVPDVPQAVLALGAHARTEFTGRVCGVLGSGTAGATVAAMLADALAVWGEVGRPEGNVSLPSGMAWNLTCMPRHAAYWVLEMGSPQVLASTQLVRPMLAVVTGLSAASQKHRGPAEAAARMDSRIFEGMAPGDSAVLNRDLPEFATFAEAAMAHQLQIVTYGEHKDADVRLLAFDHGEVQAQVLGDPFQLRLNAPGRHMGASAVAALAALQAMRLKLAAAVEPFAHFEPPGGRGALHTIHIGGGSFKLIDETYDANPSSMRAALELLSQAPCEPARRVAILGDMQELGPAAQRHHLDLEAELLASQPDRVLLCGPLMRALHARIRTKVRSHWFVDVSDLSTALGGLLQPGDWVLAKSSAGVGLSRLARVLKALP; encoded by the coding sequence ATGATGTCCTTCTCCGACCAGCTCCATGCCTGCCACGAGCGCCTGGTCTCGGTGTGTGCGGCGCTGCCGGCGCCTTATCCGGCCTTTACGCTTTTCTTCTCGGTGAGCGATGGTTCGCAGCGCGCGCACGTGGTGCACGCGCGCGCGGCCGATTTCGAGACCGCCTGGCACGCAGGCGCCGAGGGCGTGGAGCGCTGGGTGCGCGACTGCGGCATCGTCTCGCCGTGGTTGCGCATCGACTGGGTCGAGGGTGCGAGCCCGATGGACTGGGCGCAGTTCAAGGCCCAGCTCGCCGGCGTCAAGCGCAACTACTTCCGCCTCGGCCTGGCCTTCGACCAGGACTTCGAGACCGCGTTCACCGAGCAGGAGCTCAACGCCAACGCCATGCTGAGCGGCGACTCGACCATTGCGCACGCCGTGGTGAATGCGCGCAACTTCGAGGCCTATGGCCAGGCGCGCTTCGCACGCGCGCTCACGCTCGAGCTGCCGGGCGACCAGCGGGTCTACCTGCTTGCGACGGTGGGCGTCTTCTGCCAGGCCGACTGCGTGGTGCACAAGCTCGTGGGCACGGGGCTCGACGCCGGCCGGCGCCAGGCGCCGGCGCTCGCTGTGCAGTCGGCGCTCGACCTGGTGCGCAGCGGCGCGTCGTATCTCGCGCGCCAGGTGCAGGACGACGGGCTGTTCGTCTACGGCTACTTTCCGTGCTTCGACCGCCGCATTCCGACCTACGACGCCATGCGCCACGCGAGCGTGCTGTGCACCATGATCGAGGCGTGGGAGCTCATGCGCGATGACAAGCTGCGCCTGGCCATCGACCGTGCGCTCGACCATCTCGCGAACACGCTCATTCGCAGCTACACGCTCGCCGACGGCAGCGAGGTCGCTTTTCTCGTCGACACCGGCGAAGAGATCAAGCTCGGCGGCAATGCCGCCTGCGTGCTGGCCCTGGCGAAGTACTGCGAGGCGATGGACACGCGCGACTGGCTGCCGCTGCTCGAGAAGCTGGCGCTGGGCATCGCGTCGCTGCAGGATGCCGCCACCGGCAGCTTCAGCCACGTGCTCCATGCCGGCGACCTGCGCGTCAAGCAGGCTTCGCGCGTCATCTACTACGACGGCGAGGCGGCTTACGGCCTCATGCGCCTGTATGGCCTCACGCGCGATGCGCGATGGCTCGCCGTGGTCGAGAAGGCCTTCGACCACTTCATTGCAAGCCAGCACTGGCAGGCGCACGACCACTGGCTGAGCTGCTGCGTCAACGAACTCACGCGCTGGAGTCCGCAGGAAAAGTACTTTCGCTTCGGCCTGCAGAACGTGGCCGGGTACCTGGACTTCGTGCTCGACCGCAAGACCACCTTTCCGACGCTGCTCGAACTCATGCTCGCGGCCCAGCAGATGCTGCAGCGGCTCGAGGCCACGCCCGCCATGCGGCACCTGCTGGACGAGCTCGACACCGAGAAGTTCTACCGCGCGCTGGAGTACCGCGCCCACTACCTGCAGAACGGCTTCTTCTGGCCCGAGATGGCGATGTACTTCCGGCGCCCCTCCACCATCGTCGGCTCCTTCTTCATCCGGCACCACGCGTTCCGGGTGCGCATCGACGACGTGGCGCAGTATGTGTCGGGCTTCGTGGCCTATCGCCGCTACCTGCTGGAGCGCCCGGCCGTGCCCGGCGCCGGCAGCGCGAGAGACGACGGCGCCGCCTGGACAGCGGGCGAAATGGCGCGGGTGACCGGTGGCGAATGGGTGGTGCGCCCGGAAGACGGCTGGCGCGCCAGCGGCGTGACGCAGCGCTCCTTCCTGCGCAAGGGACGCGTGGTGTTCGAGCACCAGGCGCGGCCTTCGAAAACGCCGCTGGCCGCCGTCGCGCTCAAGGGCGTGCTGCAGCCGGCGGCCGCCGTGCTGTGCACCGACCCGGCACCGCACCTCGACAAGCGAGTTCCCGTGCTCCAGGTGCCCGACGTGCCGCAGGCCGTGCTTGCGCTGGGCGCGCATGCGCGCACCGAGTTCACGGGGCGCGTCTGCGGCGTGCTGGGCAGCGGCACGGCCGGCGCCACCGTGGCCGCGATGCTGGCCGACGCCCTGGCCGTCTGGGGCGAGGTCGGCCGGCCCGAAGGCAACGTCAGCCTGCCGTCTGGCATGGCCTGGAACCTGACCTGCATGCCGCGGCATGCGGCCTACTGGGTCCTGGAGATGGGCTCGCCGCAGGTGCTGGCCTCGACGCAGCTGGTGCGCCCGATGCTGGCCGTGGTGACGGGACTGTCGGCCGCTTCGCAAAAGCACCGCGGGCCTGCGGAGGCCGCCGCGCGCATGGACAGCCGCATCTTCGAAGGCATGGCGCCCGGCGACAGCGCGGTCCTGAACCGCGACCTCCCCGAGTTCGCGACCTTCGCAGAAGCCGCCATGGCGCACCAGCTCCAGATCGTGACCTATGGCGAGCACAAGGACGCCGACGTGCGGCTGCTCGCGTTCGACCACGGCGAGGTGCAGGCACAGGTGCTCGGCGACCCGTTCCAGCTTCGCCTCAATGCGCCGGGGCGCCACATGGGCGCCAGCGCCGTGGCCGCGCTGGCGGCCTTGCAGGCGATGCGCCTGAAGCTGGCCGCCGCGGTCGAGCCCTTCGCGCACTTCGAGCCGCCGGGCGGACGCGGCGCGCTGCACACCATCCACATCGGCGGCGGCAGCTTCAAGCTGATCGACGAGACCTACGACGCCAATCCGAGCTCGATGCGCGCCGCGCTCGAACTGCTGTCGCAGGCGCCCTGCGAGCCGGCGCGGCGCGTGGCGATCCTCGGCGACATGCAGGAGCTCGGCCCCGCCGCGCAGCGCCATCACCTCGACCTCGAAGCCGAGCTGCTGGCATCGCAGCCCGACCGCGTGCTGCTGTGCGGTCCGCTGATGCGGGCGCTGCATGCGCGCATCCGCACCAAGGTCAGGTCGCACTGGTTCGTCGATGTGTCCGATCTGTCGACCGCGCTGGGCGGCCTGCTGCAGCCGGGCGACTGGGTGCTGGCCAAGAGTTCCGCCGGTGTCGGCCTGTCCAGGCTGGCCCGGGTTTTGAAAGCACTGCCATGA
- a CDS encoding peptidase domain-containing ABC transporter, with protein sequence MIKFLLPSQLVTEVPEEPGASPYAGALHTAFRAAYPLVKSAAWRSLPISLFGLLPSIFLLQVYDRVLSRSGVSTLAALVCGILFFLCIEFWLRTGRSRLLRNAGAIIDHGVSGALLHSMLNRPLRALEARPASMWHQFFRDVASVRGTVTGGLAQSIFDLPMAVFALAVIGIVALPVLPVVVLFLAIMVFLAWWWADEVRSGRVEEVQRGRGLDRMTSEICNARETLKTQSNDGPTIEMWRQTYNDWLSESFSKNGQIETARDGTTVLMMVFSVIVVTVGAISVMEQWMTVGGLVASNMLALKALQPVAGLVSSWRSLAAAKEAAKRLEKVLGEPVEKAPTGMTLPQPLGRVTLKDVSFSFTEDAHRPVLENVDLDIGPGGLHVIVGRNGAGKSTLVKLLSGLYTPTRGVISIGEYDLSQFGREELSRWISYLSQEVYWFGGPLIDTMRRTAPGQTDEQVVAACKLSGAHEFISRMPDGYRTVVGEGGTGLSVGERRKLALAMSFLRKPSVLVLDEPSNDLDFQSERTLLATLLAVAKVRTVVVVTHSLRIVSAASVVYHVTGQGNVEQGTAAVMVPKLFGVKKALVALPDATAGDDDAEAHPPQAAAANRSMA encoded by the coding sequence ATGATCAAGTTTCTCTTGCCCAGCCAACTGGTGACCGAGGTGCCCGAAGAACCAGGTGCGAGCCCGTATGCGGGTGCCCTGCACACCGCGTTCCGGGCCGCCTATCCCCTGGTCAAGAGCGCGGCCTGGCGTTCGCTGCCCATCAGCCTCTTCGGCCTGTTGCCATCCATCTTCCTGCTCCAGGTGTATGACCGCGTGCTGTCGCGCAGCGGCGTCTCGACGCTGGCCGCGCTGGTGTGCGGCATCCTGTTCTTCCTGTGCATCGAGTTCTGGCTGCGCACGGGGCGCTCGCGCCTCTTGCGCAATGCGGGCGCCATCATCGACCACGGCGTATCGGGTGCGCTGCTGCATTCGATGCTGAACCGCCCGCTGCGCGCGCTCGAGGCGCGCCCGGCCTCGATGTGGCACCAGTTCTTCCGCGACGTGGCCTCGGTGCGCGGCACCGTCACGGGCGGCCTGGCGCAATCGATCTTCGATCTGCCGATGGCGGTCTTCGCGCTGGCCGTGATCGGCATCGTGGCCTTGCCGGTTCTGCCGGTGGTGGTGCTGTTCCTTGCCATCATGGTCTTCCTGGCCTGGTGGTGGGCCGACGAGGTGCGCAGCGGCCGGGTCGAGGAAGTGCAGCGCGGCCGCGGCCTCGACCGCATGACCTCGGAAATCTGCAACGCGCGCGAAACGCTCAAGACGCAGTCGAACGACGGCCCCACCATCGAGATGTGGCGCCAGACCTACAACGACTGGCTCAGCGAAAGCTTCAGCAAGAACGGGCAGATCGAAACCGCGCGCGACGGCACCACCGTGCTGATGATGGTCTTCTCGGTCATCGTGGTGACGGTGGGCGCCATCTCGGTGATGGAGCAATGGATGACGGTGGGCGGCCTGGTCGCCTCCAACATGCTGGCCCTCAAGGCGCTGCAGCCGGTGGCGGGCCTGGTCTCGAGCTGGCGCTCGCTGGCCGCCGCCAAGGAGGCGGCCAAGCGGCTCGAGAAGGTGCTTGGCGAGCCGGTCGAAAAAGCGCCCACGGGCATGACGCTGCCGCAGCCGCTGGGCCGCGTCACGCTGAAGGACGTGAGCTTCAGCTTCACGGAAGACGCGCACCGGCCGGTGCTGGAGAACGTCGACCTCGACATCGGGCCGGGCGGGCTGCACGTGATCGTCGGGCGCAACGGCGCGGGCAAGTCGACGCTGGTCAAGCTGCTCTCGGGCCTGTACACGCCCACGCGCGGCGTCATCAGCATCGGCGAGTACGACCTCTCCCAGTTCGGCCGCGAAGAGCTCTCGCGCTGGATCAGCTATCTGTCGCAGGAGGTGTACTGGTTCGGCGGCCCGCTGATCGACACCATGCGCCGCACGGCCCCGGGCCAGACCGACGAGCAGGTGGTGGCGGCCTGCAAGCTCTCGGGCGCGCACGAGTTCATCTCGCGCATGCCCGACGGCTACCGCACCGTGGTGGGCGAGGGCGGCACCGGCCTTTCGGTGGGCGAGCGGCGCAAGCTCGCGCTGGCCATGAGCTTCCTGCGCAAGCCCTCGGTGCTGGTGCTCGACGAGCCCAGCAACGACCTCGACTTCCAGAGCGAGCGCACGCTGCTTGCCACGCTGCTCGCGGTGGCCAAGGTGCGCACCGTGGTGGTGGTCACGCATTCGCTGCGCATCGTGTCGGCGGCCAGCGTGGTCTATCACGTGACGGGGCAGGGCAATGTCGAACAAGGTACGGCCGCCGTCATGGTGCCCAAGCTCTTCGGCGTGAAGAAGGCACTGGTGGCGCTCCCCGACGCCACCGCGGGCGACGACGATGCCGAGGCGCATCCGCCGCAGGCCGCCGCCGCCAACCGTTCCATGGCTTGA
- a CDS encoding HlyD family type I secretion periplasmic adaptor subunit — translation MPQILQDEDHKRAVHTSPEGRRRQWVIGGVVAVLAVVGLGFPMETVVVAPGRVIPSDRVKSIQHLEGGIVSNVLVKEGDRVKQGQSLVEIDLGGSSLNFEELTARYAATQATRIRLMAESRGQPLKRENFATDIDESVLEGEAGAYEARALEQRGVMAGAVSGLEGARSRLLEQQAKVKGLNDRLALMQKELEISEQLLNEKLVGQVEVLEKRRQVEGVRSELAVARQGAISASAAITEAQAKMAEAEGRFRRRASDELAAVERQFASLNEDLARARTQRSRTMVKAPSDGIVKGLRSGSPGWVIKPGEAIMEVVPDKDEIMIEARLNPNDRGFVEVGQAARVKITAYDYLRYGAVEGKVTLVAADADRDPAIANSAPYYRILISTEQAYVGREENRVTAGMESEVDLKVGTDPFIWYILRPVLKLRREAFREP, via the coding sequence TTGCCGCAGATACTTCAGGACGAGGATCACAAGCGCGCGGTGCACACATCGCCCGAGGGCAGGCGCCGCCAGTGGGTGATTGGCGGCGTGGTCGCGGTGCTGGCCGTTGTCGGCCTGGGCTTTCCCATGGAAACCGTGGTGGTGGCGCCGGGCCGCGTGATTCCGTCCGACCGCGTCAAGTCGATCCAGCATCTGGAAGGCGGCATCGTCAGCAACGTGCTGGTCAAGGAAGGCGACAGGGTCAAGCAGGGCCAGTCGCTGGTGGAGATCGACCTGGGCGGCAGCAGCCTCAATTTCGAGGAGCTCACCGCGCGCTATGCCGCCACCCAGGCCACCCGCATCCGGCTCATGGCCGAGAGCCGCGGCCAGCCGCTCAAGCGCGAGAACTTTGCCACCGACATCGACGAGAGCGTGCTCGAGGGCGAGGCCGGCGCCTACGAGGCGCGCGCGCTCGAGCAGCGCGGCGTGATGGCCGGCGCGGTGTCGGGCCTGGAGGGGGCGCGCAGCAGGCTGCTCGAGCAGCAGGCCAAGGTCAAGGGCCTGAACGACCGCCTCGCACTGATGCAGAAGGAACTCGAGATCTCGGAACAGCTGCTCAATGAAAAGCTGGTCGGGCAGGTCGAGGTGCTCGAGAAGCGGCGGCAGGTCGAAGGCGTGCGAAGCGAACTGGCCGTGGCACGCCAGGGCGCCATCTCCGCGAGCGCCGCCATCACCGAGGCGCAGGCCAAGATGGCGGAGGCCGAAGGCCGCTTCCGGCGCCGCGCATCCGACGAACTGGCCGCCGTGGAGCGCCAGTTCGCAAGCCTGAACGAAGACCTGGCGCGCGCACGAACCCAGCGCTCCCGCACGATGGTGAAGGCGCCCTCCGACGGCATCGTCAAGGGGCTGCGCAGCGGCAGCCCGGGCTGGGTCATCAAGCCCGGCGAAGCCATCATGGAAGTGGTGCCCGACAAGGACGAGATCATGATCGAGGCGCGCCTGAATCCCAACGACCGCGGCTTCGTCGAGGTCGGCCAGGCGGCGCGCGTGAAGATCACCGCCTACGACTACCTGCGCTACGGTGCGGTCGAAGGCAAGGTCACCCTGGTGGCCGCCGATGCCGACCGCGACCCGGCCATTGCCAACTCGGCGCCGTACTACCGCATCCTGATCAGCACCGAGCAAGCCTACGTGGGACGCGAAGAAAACCGCGTTACCGCCGGCATGGAGTCCGAGGTCGACCTGAAGGTGGGTACCGATCCGTTCATCTGGTACATCCTTCGTCCGGTGCTCAAGCTGCGGCGCGAAGCCTTCCGCGAACCATGA
- a CDS encoding TolC family protein — MRGSNSAGRRRTGPGVLCAVLCASFALPPGAMAQEAPAQLVPARRLSAPSIGAASYAQRVKQALIALSQDYPEVQTAQAAANTSSFGVDAARKARYPRFKMGTASGSYNSGAANAKTESYTVLTAEARVSLIDGGAMSAAVRAAEAANQADDEAVSTTSQKVVLDALTAYLQVQRFDLKKQIARKSTEVVAELSKAEARRVALGAAGENDLNMAAARRASVAARESDFQAQRDEALAKFNTYFKFTPNTDSLPVLAAPVLWRIASQEEALRRAEERSTEIAEAKGRVARAQALVDQQEASIYPTVDAVVVKSKDPRGVSPQDPTRAAFELNWNFGNGFDRQLRLKSALAEVANQEAKLEGVKLNLLELTSASWARTVSGRERERQLMEAVSTSGQAFRGRRRLMEFGRETLPAVLDAQLDYYNLLFDYVDAVFDLRITELRLARTTGELRIDPEASNGWIDRIFGPPNRPALSEDGLLTALCISSNAGCASEPVADRGATATAANPPLRRTARLANR, encoded by the coding sequence ATGAGGGGCAGCAACTCGGCTGGCCGGCGCCGAACGGGCCCCGGTGTTCTTTGCGCGGTGCTGTGCGCGAGCTTCGCGCTTCCTCCGGGCGCCATGGCGCAGGAAGCGCCGGCGCAGCTGGTGCCGGCGCGCCGCCTTTCCGCGCCATCGATCGGCGCCGCGAGCTATGCGCAGCGCGTCAAGCAGGCGCTCATTGCGCTGTCGCAGGACTACCCTGAAGTGCAGACGGCGCAGGCCGCCGCCAACACCAGCAGCTTTGGCGTGGACGCCGCCAGGAAGGCCCGCTACCCGCGTTTCAAGATGGGCACCGCATCCGGCAGCTACAACAGCGGCGCTGCCAACGCCAAGACCGAGAGCTACACCGTGCTCACCGCCGAGGCGCGCGTGAGCCTGATCGACGGCGGCGCCATGAGTGCCGCGGTGCGTGCCGCCGAGGCCGCAAACCAGGCCGACGACGAGGCCGTCTCGACCACCTCGCAGAAAGTGGTGCTCGATGCGCTGACCGCCTACTTGCAGGTGCAGCGCTTCGACCTCAAGAAACAGATCGCGCGCAAGTCCACCGAAGTGGTGGCCGAGCTTTCGAAGGCCGAAGCCCGCCGCGTGGCGCTGGGCGCCGCCGGCGAGAACGACCTGAACATGGCGGCCGCGCGCCGCGCCAGCGTGGCTGCGCGCGAGTCCGACTTCCAGGCGCAGCGCGACGAGGCGCTGGCCAAGTTCAACACCTACTTCAAGTTCACGCCCAATACCGATTCGCTGCCCGTGCTTGCCGCGCCTGTGTTGTGGCGCATTGCTTCGCAGGAAGAAGCCTTGCGCCGTGCCGAGGAACGCAGCACTGAAATCGCCGAAGCCAAGGGCCGCGTGGCACGCGCCCAGGCCCTGGTCGACCAGCAGGAGGCCAGCATCTATCCAACGGTGGATGCGGTGGTCGTCAAGAGCAAGGACCCGCGCGGCGTGTCGCCGCAGGACCCGACGCGCGCGGCCTTCGAGCTCAACTGGAACTTCGGCAACGGCTTCGACCGCCAGCTGCGCCTGAAGTCGGCCTTGGCCGAAGTCGCCAACCAGGAGGCCAAGCTCGAAGGCGTGAAGCTCAATCTGCTGGAGCTCACCTCGGCCTCATGGGCGCGCACCGTGTCGGGCCGCGAGCGCGAGCGGCAATTGATGGAAGCCGTCAGCACATCTGGCCAGGCCTTCCGCGGGCGCCGCCGCCTGATGGAGTTCGGCCGCGAAACCCTGCCCGCCGTGCTCGACGCCCAGCTCGACTACTACAACCTGTTGTTCGACTACGTCGACGCCGTGTTCGACCTGCGCATCACCGAGCTGCGCCTGGCGCGCACCACCGGCGAGCTGCGCATCGACCCCGAGGCGAGCAATGGCTGGATCGACCGCATCTTCGGCCCGCCGAACCGCCCCGCGCTGAGCGAAGACGGCCTGCTCACCGCGCTGTGCATCTCGAGCAACGCAGGCTGCGCCAGCGAGCCTGTGGCCGATCGCGGAGCCACCGCAACCGCGGCGAACCCGCCGCTGCGCCGGACTGCGCGGCTGGCGAACCGTTAA
- a CDS encoding sigma 54-interacting transcriptional regulator — MSSPANFDELDLFVWEGKADILDRIARCMASFDVEVIRADGLPPPQQDRGTALRPSVAILSVTVIDSGGLAHATELLQGMPVIWVAGASRERDSRTYPPEYLHVLPYDFTCAELRTMVAKLVRQLRARDVAPQAPDVLVAHSDAMKSLLAEVGAFADCNHSVLVRGETGVGKERIAQQLHLGHQHYSKGAFVAVNCGAIPDGLFESLFFGHTKGSFTGAVHAHRGYFEQATGGTLFLDEIGDLPRYQQVKLLRVLEDNAVTRLGATAPIRVDFRLVAATNRNLREMVASGEFRADLFYRLAVIELHVPSLEERGEIDKIAIFKALLANVLGDELETIGETPHWLSDAVAETYFPGNVRQLRNLAERVGVIARQLHSWDQNLIQRAIALTRGTPTATGAAERNGHGGGAMNGVALDSNGDRKGWNSSERNRIIAALEINDWKRQDTAQHLGISRKVLWEKMRKYQILDGEPGIPEDA, encoded by the coding sequence ATGAGCTCCCCCGCCAACTTCGACGAACTCGACCTCTTTGTCTGGGAAGGCAAGGCCGACATCCTCGACCGTATCGCGCGGTGCATGGCGAGCTTCGACGTGGAGGTGATCCGGGCCGATGGCTTGCCGCCTCCGCAGCAGGACCGCGGCACGGCGCTTCGGCCTTCGGTCGCCATTCTCAGTGTCACGGTCATCGACAGCGGCGGGCTCGCGCATGCCACCGAACTGCTGCAGGGCATGCCGGTGATCTGGGTGGCCGGGGCCTCTCGGGAGCGGGACTCGCGCACTTATCCGCCCGAGTACCTGCACGTGCTGCCCTACGACTTCACCTGCGCCGAGCTGCGCACGATGGTGGCCAAGCTGGTGCGGCAGCTGCGCGCGCGCGACGTGGCGCCGCAGGCACCCGACGTGCTGGTGGCGCATTCGGATGCGATGAAATCGCTGCTGGCCGAAGTGGGTGCCTTTGCCGACTGCAACCACAGCGTGCTGGTGCGCGGCGAAACGGGTGTGGGCAAGGAGCGCATCGCGCAGCAACTGCACCTGGGGCACCAGCACTACAGCAAGGGCGCGTTCGTGGCGGTGAATTGCGGCGCGATTCCTGATGGTCTCTTCGAGTCGCTGTTCTTCGGCCACACGAAGGGCTCGTTCACCGGCGCCGTGCATGCGCACCGCGGCTATTTCGAACAGGCCACGGGCGGCACGCTGTTCCTCGACGAGATCGGCGATCTGCCGCGCTATCAGCAAGTGAAGCTGCTGCGCGTGCTGGAAGACAACGCGGTGACGCGGCTGGGTGCCACGGCGCCGATCCGGGTCGACTTTCGGCTGGTTGCGGCCACCAACCGCAACCTGCGCGAGATGGTGGCCAGCGGCGAGTTTCGCGCCGACCTGTTCTACCGGCTCGCGGTGATCGAGCTGCACGTGCCCAGCCTGGAGGAGCGCGGGGAGATCGACAAGATCGCGATCTTCAAGGCGCTGCTGGCCAATGTGCTGGGCGACGAGCTGGAGACGATCGGGGAAACGCCGCACTGGCTCAGCGATGCGGTGGCCGAAACCTACTTTCCCGGCAATGTGCGGCAGTTGCGCAACCTGGCCGAGCGGGTGGGGGTGATTGCACGGCAGCTGCACAGCTGGGACCAGAACCTGATCCAGCGCGCCATCGCGCTCACGCGCGGCACGCCGACGGCGACGGGCGCGGCGGAGCGCAACGGCCATGGCGGCGGCGCCATGAACGGCGTGGCGCTCGACAGCAATGGCGACCGCAAGGGATGGAACAGCAGCGAGCGCAACCGCATCATTGCGGCGCTGGAGATCAACGACTGGAAGCGCCAGGACACCGCGCAGCACCTGGGCATCAGCCGCAAGGTGCTGTGGGAAAAGATGCGCAAGTACCAGATCCTCGACGGCGAGCCGGGCATCCCCGAGGACGCCTGA